From Cyclopterus lumpus isolate fCycLum1 chromosome 2, fCycLum1.pri, whole genome shotgun sequence, a single genomic window includes:
- the xdh gene encoding xanthine dehydrogenase/oxidase isoform X5, whose amino-acid sequence MGTSQRPGGGGQHGSIEVKFKNMVYPVILAPAFIPELNEVRHTEDGVAFGAACTLSHMGALLKQEVETLPPHRTEVFLAVLEQLRWFAGIQIRNVAAVGGNIMTASPISDLNPVFMATGCKLTLMDKDGSRVVPMDAAFFPGYRKTAMRPQEVLVSIEIPFSKRTQFVSAFKQSPRREDDISIVTAAMSVTFAPGTDAVEDLRLSYGGVAAVTTLATATAKKLLGRRWGEELLQDACSSLAEEMTLDPSAPGGMVTYRRTLTLSLFYKFYLTVLQKLREQGVKVDAVRPDCLSAADVYHPETPSSIQVYQAVPEGQCQGDAVGRPMMHLSALKHATGEAVYCDDIPLYENELYLGLVTSSKAHAHILSIDTSAAEGMPGVVCCVFAEDIPGSNATGPVQYDETVLADRQVCFSFFGQSGDSLRLTAFPSFLQVTCVGHIIGAVVADTQLRAQRAAKAVRIQYEELQPVVTIQEAIAAQSFYQPIRTIQNGDLDAGFKQADSILEGEMHIGGQEHFYLETNVTLAVPRGEDGEMELFVSTQSASKTQVLVAKALGVPANRVVVRVKRMGGGFGGKETRTTVLSTVVAVAANKLKRPVRCMLDRDEDMLVMGGRHPFYGKYKVGFLGSGKVVALDVSYYSNAGNSMDLSLSVMERALFHMENSYSVANVRGRGFLCRTNLPSNTAFRGFGGPQGMMVAESWISDVAQSLGRPAEEVRRLNLYVEGESTPYNQILNQITLDRCWDECLSRSGYQQRRAAVDLYNRQNRWTKRGLAIVPTKFGISFTAAFLNQAGALVHVYTDGSVLLTHGGTEMGQGLHTKMVQVASRVLGIPCSKIHISETSTNTVPNTSPTAASASSDLNGAAVQNACEILVKRLEPYKIKDPKGSWEDWVRAAYFDRVNLSANGFYKTPDLGYDFESNSGRVFNYFTSGVACSEVEVDCLTGSHKNLSSTIVMDVGHSLNPAIDIGQVEGAFMQGLGLFTMEELCYSPQGVLLTRGPGSYKIPAFGDIPTQLTVSLLRDAPNDKAIYASKAVGEPPLFLASANFYAIKDAVAAARWESGVSGPFRLDSPASCERIRTACSDRFTKLCPPAEPGTFTPWSVQV is encoded by the exons ATGGGAACATCCCAACGCCCGGGTGGTGGTGGGCAACACGGAA GTATCGAGGTGAAGTTTAAGAACATGGTGTATCCGGTCATCTTGGCTCCGGCCTTCATCCCTGAACTGAACGAAGTGAGACACACTGAAGACG GCGTGGCGTTCGGTGCAGCGTGTACGCTCAGCCACATGGGGGCGCTgctgaagcaggaagtggagacTCTGCCTCCTCATCGGACCGAAGTCTTCCTCGCTGTTCTGGAGCAGCTGCGCTGGTTCGCCGGGATACAGATCCGCAACGTGGCA GCCGTCGGAGGAAACATCATGACAGCGAGTCCGATCTCCGACCTCAACCCTGTGTTCATGGCAACAGGCTGCAAACTCACACTGATGGataaag acGGCAGCCGCGTGGTTCCAATGGACGCCGCCTTCTTCCCGGGCTACAGGAAGACGGCGATGCGTCCGCAGGAGGTCCTGGTCTCTATCGAGATCCCGTTCAGCAAGCGGACTCAGTTCGTCTCTGCCTTCAAACAGTCGCCTCGCCGCGAGGACGACATCAGCATCGTAACAGCCGCCATGAGCGTCACCTTCGCCCCCGGGACTGACGCCGTGGAGGACCTGAGGCTGAGCTATGGCGGCGTGGCAGCCGTCACCACGCTGGCCACCGCGACGGCCAAGAAGCTGCTGGGGAG GCGGTGGGGGGAGGAGCTCCTGCAGGACGCCTGCTCCTCTTTGGCTGAAGAGATGACCCTCGACCCCTCTGCACCAGGCGGCATGGTGACATACCGGCGAACTTTGACCCTCAGCCTCTTCTACAAGTTCTACCTGACGGTGCTGCAGAAGCTCAGAGAGCAG GGTGTGAAGGTGGACGCGGTCCGGCCCGACTGCCTGAGCGCCGCAGACGTTTACCACCCAGAGACCCCGTCCAGCATCCAGGTGTACCAG GCGGTGCCAGAGGGCCAGTGCCAAGGCGACGCGGTGGGCCGTCCCATGATGCACCTGTCCGCTCTGAAACATGCGACGGGTGAGGCGGTTTACTGCGACGACATACCGCTGTATGAGAACGAGCTTTACCTGGGGCTCGTCACCAGCAGCAAAGCACACGCCCACATCCT CTCCATAGATACCTCGGCAGCAGAGGGTATGCCCGGCGTggtctgctgtgtgtttgccGAAGACATccccggcagcaacgccaccgGACCCGTCCAATACGACGAGACCGTCCTCGCCGACCGCCAggtgtgtttctctttctttggcCAATCAGGAGACTCCCTCAGGTTGACGGCGTTTCCCTCCTTCCTGCAGGTGACATGTGTCGGTCACATCATCGGCGCCGTGGTGGCCGACACTCAGCTTCGCGCTCAGAGAGCCGCCAAAGCCGTCCGGATCCAGTATGAAGAGCTGCAGCCGGTCGTCACCATCCAG gaggCCATTGCTGCCCAGTCTTTctatcagccaatcagaaccaTCCAGAATGGTGACCTGGATGCAGGGTTTAAACAGGCTGACAGCATCCTGGAGG GTGAGATGCACATAGGAGGTCAGGAACATTTCTACCTGGAGACCAACGTCACTCTGGCTGTTCCTCGAGGAGAAGACGGAGAGATGGAGCTCTTTGTTTCTACTCAGTCTGCCTCCAAAACACAG GTCCTGGTGGCCAAGGCGCTGGGCGTCCCTGCTAACAGGGTGGTGGTCCGGGTGAAGAGAATGGGCGGCGGCTTCGGGGGGAAGGAGACCCGAACCACCGTGTTGTCCACCGTGGTTGCCGTGGCAGCAAACAA GCTGAAGAGGCCTGTGAGGTGCATGCTGGACCGGGACGAGGACATGTTGGTGATGGGGGGAAGACACCCCTTCTATGGAAAATACAAG GTGGGATTCCTGGGCAGTGGCAAGGTGGTGGCTCTGGACGTGTCGTACTACAGCAACGCGGGCAACTCCATGGACCTCTCTCTGTCG GTCATGGAGCGCGCCCTGTTCCACATGGAGAATTCGTACAGCGTGGCCAACGTGCGCGGCCGCGGCTTCCTGTGCCGCACCAACCTGCCGTCCAACACGGCCTTCAGGGGCTTCGGAGGGCCGCAAGGCATGATGGTCGCCGAGAGCTGGATCAGCGACGTGGCTCAGAGTCTGGGCCGGCCGGCCGAGGAG GTGCGCCGGTTGAACCTGTATGTGGAGGGTGAGTCGACGCCCTACAACCAGATCCTGAATCAGATCACCCTGGACCGCTGCTGGGACGAGTGTCTGTCCCGATCTGGATACCAGCAGCGCCGAGCAGCCGTCGACCTTTACAACAG GCAGAACCGGTGGACCAAACGGGGCCTCGCCATCGTGCCCACCAAGTTTGGCATCAGCTTCACGGCTGCGTTCCTCAACCAG GCTGGAGCTCTGGTTCACGTCTACACCGATGGCTCGGTTCTGTTGACCCACGGAGGGACGGAGATGGGACAAGGACTCCACACCAAGATGGTCCAG GTTGCCAGCAGGGTTCTGGGTATTCCCTGTTCCAAGATCCACATCTCAGAGACCAGCACCAACACGGTCCCCAACACCAGCCCCACCGCCGCCTCCGCCTCCTCGGACCTCAACGGGGCTGCTGTGCAGAACGCCTGTGAGATCCTTGTGAAGCGCCTCGAGCCCTACAAGATCAAGGATCCCAAAGGATCATGGGAAGACTGG GTGAGAGCAGCGTATTTTGACCGGGTCAACCTCAGTGCCAACGGCTTCTACAA GACTCCAGATCTCGGTTACGACTTTGAGTCAAACTCGGGCCGAGTGTTCAACTACTTCACCTCTGGAGTGGCTTGTTCAGAGGTGGAGGTCGACTGTCTGACCGGATCCCACAAG AACCTGAGTAGCACCATCGTGATGGACGTCGGTCACAGCCTCAACCCGGCTATTGACATTGGCCAG gtcGAAGGGGCGTTCATGCAGGGTCTGGGACTCTTCACCATGGAGGAGCTTTGTTATTCACCCCAGGGTGTCCTCCTCACTCGGGGTCCTGGTTCTTATAAGATCCCGGCTTTTGGCGACATCCCCACCCAGCTCACCGTCTCGCTGCTCCGGGATGCACCGAACGACAAGGCCATCTACGCCTCCAAG gCCGTCGGTGAGCCTCCTCTCTTTCTTGCCTCGGCCAACTTCTACGCCATCAAAGACGCCGTCGCCGCTGCCCGGTGGGAGTCGGGCGTCAGCGGCCCGTTTAGGCTGGACAGCCCCGCCTCCTGCGAGAGGatccgcaccgcttgcagcgaCAGGTTCACCAAACTG TGTCCTCCTGCAGAACCTGGTACCTTCACCCCCTGGTCTGTCCAGGTCTAG